In one bacterium genomic region, the following are encoded:
- a CDS encoding cytochrome c maturation protein CcmE → MTGKSKAIKFIVLGLALAGAVGYLFVSGMSSSMVYYFTLEEMSLTPPRVGEEVRLAGWVKDGSISGSMLEGGIAFVMTDGEREQPVSYSGQVPDTFENGAEVIVEGIFRGKPVFEAATMLAKCPSKYEATKPGQERGEDL, encoded by the coding sequence ATGACCGGAAAATCAAAAGCGATCAAATTCATCGTGCTCGGACTGGCCCTTGCGGGGGCCGTCGGCTACCTGTTTGTCTCCGGGATGAGCAGTTCCATGGTCTACTACTTCACCCTGGAAGAGATGTCCCTCACGCCGCCGCGGGTGGGCGAGGAGGTGCGGCTCGCCGGGTGGGTCAAGGATGGTTCCATCTCCGGTTCCATGCTGGAAGGGGGCATCGCTTTCGTCATGACCGACGGTGAGCGCGAGCAACCGGTGAGCTACTCCGGCCAGGTACCCGACACCTTCGAGAACGGGGCCGAGGTCATCGTCGAAGGGATCTTCCGCGGGAAGCCGGTCTTCGAGGCGGCGACCATGCTGGCCAAGTGCCCTTCCAAGTACGAGGCCACCAAGCCCGGCCAGGAGAGAGGCGAGGATCTGTGA